The following proteins come from a genomic window of Henningerozyma blattae CBS 6284 chromosome 4, complete genome:
- the TBLA0D00180 gene encoding uncharacterized protein (similar to Saccharomyces cerevisiae PSD1 (YNL169C); ancestral locus Anc_2.83) codes for MDRLIDEARDLPDELCEVNTLLTNQSLLVASANAYTHGKPSSRLKNYRVATSHLMYWLKAPSYLSNFQLTLLCLFVFYLARRFYKKNTRLPPTIINQIVSNEEKAKANLKARPKQTKTTAKANATATANAHANANANDSNSNSPPDIHITKNNWFIFWYKTLPLNALSRFWGNFNQLTLPTWFRPYGYRFYIWLYNVNFDEIKDKNLSNYLNLGQFFYRNINLKLRPIDNTPNSIVSPVDGTVLKFGIVHDPNGEIEQVKGLTYTIKSFLGVHNHDNEYDLLNSHSDLYFTVIYLSPGDYHHFHSPVNWTVKLRRHFPGRLFSVSPFFQKNLKNLFILNERVPLLGSWKYGFFSMTLVGATNVGSINLNFDKDLKTNQKKYSHINKKSLNEKSFCYELDYTISQDAGVLLAEDQDRMPPTNNQDGVPLTKGEEMGGFKFGSTVVICFQAPKDFKFNIQLNERIKMGQLIGSALRSEAK; via the coding sequence ATGGATAGACTGATTGATGAGGCTCGTGACCTCCCAGACGAGTTATGTGAGGTCAACACCCTTTTAACAAACCAATCTCTACTGGTAGCAAGTGCCAACGCCTATACTCATGGCAAACCATCAtcaagattaaaaaattatcgTGTGGCGACTAGCCATTTGATGTACTGGCTCAAGGCTCCATCTTACCTCTCCAATTTCCAATTGACTCTTTTATGTCtctttgtattttatttggcAAGACggttttataaaaaaaatactcgATTGCCTCCCActataataaatcaaattgtatctaatgaagaaaagGCAAAGGCAAATTTGAAGGCGAGGCCGaaacaaacaaaaacaaCTGCAAAGGCAAATGCAACTGCAACTGCAAATGCACATGCAAACGCAAACGCAAATGATAGCAATAGCAATTCGCCTCCAGATATCCACATTaccaaaaataattggTTCATCTTTTGGTACAAGACTCTTCCTCTCAATGCTCTTTCCAGATTTTGGGGCAATTTCAATCAATTGACTTTACCAACTTGGTTCAGACCTTATGGTTATCGTTTTTATATTTGGCTTTATAATGTCAACTTTGAcgaaattaaagataaaaatttatccaATTACTTAAATCTTggtcaatttttttatagaaatattaatttgaaattaagaCCTATCGATAATACTCCAAATTCCATTGTTTCCCCCGTAGATGGTACCGTTTTAAAATTCGGTATTGTACATGATCCTAATGGTGAAATTGAGCAAGTAAAAGGTTTAACTTATACCATAAAATCATTCTTGGGAGTTCATAATCATGATAATGAATATGATTTATTGAATAGTCATTCAGACTTGTATTTCACCGTCATATATCTTTCTCCAGGTGATTACCATCATTTCCACTCTCCAGTAAATTGGACTGTTAAATTAAGAAGACATTTCCCAGGGAGATTATTCTCTGTATCAccatttttccaaaaaaatttgaaaaatttattcattttaaatgaaagaGTACCATTATTGGGTTCATGGAAATATGGGTTTTTCTCCATGACTCTGGTGGGTGCAACAAACGTAGGGTCCatcaatttaaatttcgataaagatttgaaaacaaatcaaaaaaaatattctcatataaataaaaaaagtttaaatgaaaaatctttTTGTTACGAATTGGATTATACTATTTCCCAAGATGCTGGTGTTCTTTTAGCAGAAGATCAAGATCGTATGCCTCCAACAAATAATCAGGATGGTGTACCTTTAACAAAAGGTGAAGAAATGGGTGGGTTTAAATTTGGATCCACCGTGGTCATTTGTTTCCAAGCTCCAAAggattttaaatttaatattcaattgaatgaaaGGATAAAGATGGGTCAACTTATTGGATCTGCTCTACGAAGCGAAGCCAAGTAG
- the SKO1 gene encoding Sko1p (similar to Saccharomyces cerevisiae SKO1 (YNL167C); ancestral locus Anc_2.86): protein MNDGRNNSVGVGGRTTGLSGRGDRTTNMNINMNTNTSANATTNTMSLNIVPTPNGMDSLLTPNALGGGLGSGLSGNRAGPLGSSHGVSNARNAFDLELNPFEASFATSKTRNGANAAAASANPNVNVNVNPNSTTNANTNTNTTANPNIAANGNDAVRRSSLFMHLQNRSGPGSAGGNPTPGMANPNPNGNLGTALAGMNLAGMGLSGVPTVASPPLLTPGGSKRLPPLLLSPSYMDQGAAGSLLTPGGSLLTPGISGLLNAGTAGGATTSAIATPAMAPAPVSVSVPVPTLAKDPASQAIPPATLSSVSATSPTAAASASAANTAPIEPATKRRKRTTTKATTDSPRDAASSLKDVMASKDLATGTAIVTSAAADTDASPDPARDKRREFLERNRVAASRFRRRKKEYIRRIEADLRFYEAEYAEMAAILGTLSGIPPSTPAEPMQPQPALLATLDAALAHGDTATAAQLLAPLKAMLTRSGFVQRRGVNPRAQPRTD from the coding sequence ATGAACGATGGACGCAATAACAGTGTTGGAGTGGGAGGTCGAACTACAGGATTAAGCGGGCGTGGTGATCGCACTACAAACATGAATATCAATATGAATACCAATACAAGTGCTAATGCAACGACAAACACAATGAGTTTAAATATAGTGCCCACACCCAACGGGATGGATAGTTTACTCACACCTAATGCCTTGGGAGGTGGATTAGGTAGTGGATTGAGTGGTAATCGAGCAGGCCCTTTGGGCAGCAGCCATGGTGTTTCGAACGCCCGTAATGCGTTTGATTTGGAATTGAACCCATTCGAGGCCAGTTTTGCCACCAGCAAGACTCGAAATGGTGCTAATGCTGCAGCCGCCAGTGCAAATCCAAatgtaaatgtaaatgtaaATCCAAATTCAACCACAAACGCAAACACAAACACAAACACAACCGCAAATCCAAACATTGCTGCAAACGGCAACGATGCCGTTCGTCGATCCTCCTTGTTTATGCATTTGCAAAACAGATCAGGACCAGGATCTGCAGGCGGCAATCCCACGCCTGGCATGGCCAACCCTAACCCCAACGGCAATCTCGGCACAGCCCTTGCCGGCATGAATCTGGCTGGAATGGGACTTTCTGGAGTCCCTACCGTGGCCAGCCCGCCATTACTTACACCGGGCGGCTCTAAGCGCTTACCGCCGCTCTTACTCTCGCCGTCATACATGGACCAAGGAGCAGCAGGCAGCCTGTTAACGCCCGGCGGTAGTCTCTTAACTCCGGGAATCTCCGGCCTGCTCAACGCGGGAACTGCGGGCGGCGCTACCACCTCCGCCATTGCCACCCCTGCAATGGCCCCTGCGCCTGTGTCTGTGTCTGTGCCTGTGCCTACACTTGCAAAAGACCCCGCATCCCAAGCAATACCCCCCGCCACACTCTCGAGTGTCTCCGCCACAAGTCCCACGGCTGCTGCCTCTGCTTCTGCTGCCAATACTGCTCCTATAGAGCCTGCTACGAAACGCCGCAAGAGAACAACTACAAAGGCCACCACAGATAGTCCACGTGATGCTGCCTCCTCTCTGAAGGACGTCATGGCGTCAAAAGACCTCGCCACAGGCACCGCCATAGTCACATCGGCAGCCGCCGACACGGACGCCTCGCCAGACCCTGCACGTGACAAGCGCCGCGAATTTCTCGAAAGGAACCGTGTGGCGGCGTCTCGGTTCCGTCGCCGCAAGAAGGAATACATTCGCCGAATCGAGGCCGATCTCCGGTTCTACGAGGCCGAATATGCCGAGATGGCGGCTATTCTGGGTACTCTTTCGGGCATTCCACCATCCACACCCGCGGAACCAATGCAGCCGCAGCCAGCGCTACTGGCGACTCTGGACGCAGCACTCGCGCACGGCGATACCGCTACAGCCGCCCAGCTACTTGCGCCGTTAAAAGCGATGCTCACGCGTTCCGGTTTTGTCCAGCGCAGAGGGGTTAACCCACGTGCCCAGCCGCGGACCGACTAA
- the RIA1 gene encoding GTPase RIA1 (similar to Saccharomyces cerevisiae RIA1 (YNL163C); ancestral locus Anc_2.92), with protein MPKVGPETFKKLQNDPSCIRNICIVAHVDHGKTSLSDSLLASNGIISQRLAGKVRYLDSRPDEQLRGITMESSAISLYFRVLHKNEQDEKNPIVNEHLINLIDSPGHIDFASEVSTASRLCDGAVVLVDVVEGVCSQTVTVLRQCWTEKLKPILVLNKIDRLIVELQLTPMEAYLHLTKIIEQVNSVIGSFFAGQRQLDDYSWRQQLETDSSATFVDSDDSELYFDPIKNNVIFASAIDGWGFNIGQLAKFYQSKLGAKREVLQKVLWGDYYLDPKTKKILTSKNLKNKNTNKILNPLFVSLILDNIWKIYSNTIIEKNLDMIEKISKTLNIKLLPRDLKSKDDKQLLKTIMSQWLPVSTSVLLTVIEHLPSPLVSQEKRLDTILGSNINENKIDSNLLASLKACDKDGPVTAYVSKILSIPRIELPIENNSNDSNNGFANDARMEAIKAAKRAEMIEKLSNLEINKESQEQNSEKNDEYNNLYERATDKFFTPEISLDNKISASSKRIREVKEERINDEFKIITEPSPLFEYEQEEGEEIIVDNDFLVPEGLDPNDPLANMFEYEEEEEDTQLNIANIDDNSSDASDDIFDEKDEVLIGFCRIYSGTLKVAQTIKIIGPKYDVKQEDEDNEEYTELTTITHLYLFMGKELVPLDECPSGNIVGIRGITGKILKNGTIVSPEIKGINFGSVNLTTKPIVRVALEPSNPMEMNKLVRGLKLLNQADPCVETFVSDNGEHILCTAGELHLERCLKDLRERFAQIEISSSKPAIPYRETFIKASENKNEDVGKGEVRLDKYKIGVRSFPLPREIVEFIENHEIEVKELYNGEDLILKENFIKKFQEVLDKIKEQGNDIDVELRNDDFIKKIVVFGPRRIGSNILICQDELMEGVFRKSCNTTFEYSESIINGFELSTLEGPLAKEVVQGMCVCVEYIKVMEEEDEEAAAVTAVIDISGRLITSTRDVIHESFLQWSPRMMWAIYSCDIQSSIEVLGKVYAVIQQRKGIIISEEMKEGTPFFQIESHIPVVEAFGFSEDIRKKTSGAAQPQLIFAGFEIIDIDPFWVPTTEEELEELGDVADRENPGRKHMNLVRRRKGLFVDEKVVENAEKQRTLKRN; from the coding sequence atGCCAAAAGTAGGTCCTGaaacatttaaaaaattacaaaacgATCCGTCAtgtattagaaatatttgtattgtAGCACATGTTGATCATGGTAAAACGTCTTTATCAGACTCCTTACTAGCTTCGAATGGTATTATTTCACAGCGGTTAGCTGGGAAAGTCAGATATTTGGATTCTCGTCCAGATGAACAATTGCGTGGGATTACTATGGAATCTTCTgcaatttctttatattttcgAGTTCTTCATAAGAATGAacaagatgaaaaaaatccTATAGTTAACGAGCatttgattaatttaattgattctCCAGGCCATATTGATTTTGCTAGTGAAGTGAGTACTGCATCGAGACTTTGTGATGGTGCTGTTGTATTGGTAGACGTTGTTGAAGGGGTTTGTTCCCAAACGGTTACAGTACTAAGACAATGTTGGACAGAAAAGTTAAAACCTATTTTAGTCCTAAACAAGATTGATAGATTAATTGTAGAGTTACAATTAACCCCCATGGAAGCTTATTTACATTTaactaaaattattgaacaAGTTAATTCTGTTATTGGATCATTTTTTGCTGGTCAAAGACAATTGGATGATTATTCATGGAGACAACAGTTAGAGACAGATTCTAGTGCCACCTTTGTAGATTCTGATGATTctgaattatattttgatcCTATAAAGAACAATGTTATATTTGCCTCGGCTATTGATGGATGGGGTTTTAATATTGGACAATTGGCTAAATTTTATCAGTCCAAATTAGGAGCTAAGAGAGAAGTTCTTCAAAAAGTTCTTTGGggagattattatttagatcCTAAGACAAAGAAAATCTTAACTAgtaagaatttgaaaaataaaaatacaaataaaattttaaatccattatttgtatcattaatccttgataatatttggaaaatatattccaaTACAATCATTGAGAAAAATTTGGATatgattgaaaaaatttctaaaacTTTAAACATAAAACTATTACCAAGAGATTTGAAATCTAAGGACGATAAACAATTATTGAAGACAATTATGAGTCAATGGTTACCTGTTAGTACATCTGTTTTATTAACAGTAATTGAGCATTTACCTTCACCTTTAGTTTCACAAGAGAAAAGATTAGATACAATTTTGGgatctaatattaatgagAATAAGattgattcaaatttacTAGCTTCATTAAAGGCTTGTGATAAAGATGGGCCTGTGACAGCATATGTCTCTAAAATTCTATCCATACCAAGAATAGAGTTACCTATagagaataattctaatgataGTAATAATGGATTTGCTAATGATGCAAGAATGGAAGCTATTAAAGCTGCCAAAAGAGCTGAGatgattgaaaaattatcgaatttagaaattaataaagaatcaCAAGAGCAAAattctgaaaaaaatgatgagtataataatttatatgaaAGAGCCActgataaatttttcacaCCAGAGATTTCATTAGATAATAAGATATCTGCATCATCAAAGAGGATAAGAGAGGTAAAAGAGGAGAGGattaatgatgaatttaaGATTATAACAGAACCTTCACCACTATTTGAGTATGAACAAGAAGAAGgagaagaaattattgtGGATAATGACTTTTTAGTTCCTGAAGGATTAGATCCTAATGATCCATTAGCAAATATGTTTGAGTATGAGGAGGAGGAAGAAGATACCCAACTTAATATTGCAAATATAGATGACAATAGTTCGGATGCTAgtgatgatatttttgatgAAAAAGATGAGGTTTTAATTGGGTTTTGTAGAATTTACAGTGGTACATTAAAAGTTGCACAAACTATTAAAATCATTGGACCTAAATATGATGTGAAACAAGAAGATGAggataatgaagaatataCCGAATTGACCACTATAACCCATCTATACCTTTTCATGGGTAAAGAATTGGTACCATTAGATGAATGTCCATCTGGCAATATAGTTGGCATTCGTGGTATAACGGggaagattttgaaaaatggtaCTATTGTGTCACCTGAAATTAAGGGGATTAATTTTGGTTCAGTTAATTTGACCACTAAACCGATTGTTCGAGTAGCATTAGAACCAAGTAATCCGATggaaatgaataaattagtACGTGGGTTGAAACTATTAAACCAAGCAGATCCATGTGTGGAGACGTTTGTTTCGGATAATGGGGAACATATCTTATGTACAGCTGGTGAATTACATTTGGAGAGATGTTTGAAGGATTTAAGGGAACGGTTTGCGCAGATTGAAATTAGTAGTTCTAAGCCTGCTATTCCATATCGAGAAACATTTATCAAGGCTAGTGAAAACAAGAATGAAGATGTTGGAAAAGGAGAAGTTCGATtggataaatataaaattggAGTTAGAAGTTTCCCCCTACCAAGGGAAATAgttgaatttattgaaaaccATGAAATAGAAGTTAAAGAGTTGTATAATGGAGAAgatttgatattaaaagagAATTTTATCAAGAAATTCCAAGAAGTGTTGGATAAAATCAAAGAGCAAGGGAATGATATTGATGTCGAATTACGGAACGATGACTTTATCAAGAAAATTGTTGTATTTGGACCAAGACGTATTGGAAGTAATATCTTAATTTGTCAAGATGAATTAATGGAAGGTGTATTTAGAAAGAGTTGTAACACGACTTTTGAATATAGTGAgtctattattaatgggTTTGAATTATCGACATTGGAAGGTCCTCTTGCGAAAGAAGTTGTTCAAGGAATGTGTGTTTGTGTAGAATATATCAAAGTGatggaagaagaagatgaagaagctGCTGCTGTAACAGCAGTGATCGATATATCTGGACGGCTAATCACCAGTACAAGAGATGTGATCCATGAAAGCTTCTTACAATGGTCGCCAAGAATGATGTGGGCCATATATTCCTGTGATATTCAAAGTTCTATTGAAGTGTTGGGTAAAGTGTATGCAGTGATTCAACAAAGAAAAggtattattatatctGAAGAGATGAAAGAAGGTACCCCATTTTTCCAAATCGAATCACATATTCCAGTGGTGGAAGCGTTTGGGTTTAGTGAAGATATTCGTAAAAAGACATCTGGTGCGGCACAACCACAATTGATCTTTGCTGggtttgaaattattgacATTGATCCATTTTGGGTCCCTACCACCGAAGAAGAATTGGAGGAATTAGGGGACGTGGCTGATCGAGAGAATCCGGGGAGAAAGCATATGAACCTGGTACGTCGTCGGAAAGGGTTATTTGTGGATGAGAAAGTTGTGGAGAATGCCGAGAAGCAACGTactttaaaaagaaattga
- the TBLA0D00210 gene encoding uncharacterized protein (similar to Saccharomyces cerevisiae YNL162W-A; ancestral locus Anc_2.93) has translation MNSPAPIPTNSEMKNTPQEDPTKCPLCYSSLQKCLIQQNYAMIICPNVQCGYPFTTSENIDHILYVHEDEVLSVAESRLSNC, from the coding sequence ATGAATTCACCGGCTCCAATACCTACCAACTcagaaatgaaaaatacaCCACAGGAGGATCCAACGAAGTGCCCACTATGCTATTCATCCTTACAGAAATGTCTCATTCAACAGAACTATGCGATGATCATTTGTCCCAATGTTCAATGTGGTTACCCTTTTACTACTAGCGAGAATATTGACCATATTTTATACGTACATGAAGATGAAGTATTATCAGTCGCAGAGTCTCGATTAAGTAATTGTTGa
- the CBK1 gene encoding serine/threonine protein kinase CBK1 (similar to Saccharomyces cerevisiae CBK1 (YNL161W); ancestral locus Anc_2.96) translates to MNNNNFNNTNPHLNSNFSQYEPLQQPSAITDLDGGPYLRGRDSQLSLQDQYSTNNNNSSNNSNSSNINSNGLLPSGFTDVPSLNFPTTPNSISNQQQQHPNNNLQQQQFETNGMSYNNNNNGNINPMSSQSNGYSSEFQQPQSLLYTHTNNSQNLLNQQLQGQQQQAAYSSPTQYSISSDYNNNQNSNTNPNSILNTDTISRSNSPYNQITNNTASSPARSNTPLQYSTQPNPNSNSNMTSVSTPNAPGNSNGAQPTSNPHNSNYMYFERRPDLLPKSIQDRAAGVKLKIENFYQSSVKLAIERNQRRIELENELNSFNYSNERNSRKLISLGKKESQFLRLRRTRLSLNDFKTIKVIGKGAFGEVRLVQKTDTGKIYAMKTLLKSEMYKKDQLAHVKAERDVLAGSDSPWVVSLYYSFQDNQYLYLIMEFLPGGDLMTMLIRWQIFTEDVTRFYMAECILAIEAIHKLGFIHRDIKPDNILIDIRGHIKLSDFGLSTGFHKTHDSNYYKKLLQKDEEVKGNPNQLSNPTQNQNNNNRQSMVVDSINLTMSNRQQIQTWRKSRRLMAYSTVGTPDYIAPEIFLYQGYGQECDWWSLGAIMYECLIGWPPFCSETPQETYRKIMNFEQTLQFPDDIHISYEAEDLIRRLLTHSDQRLGRHGGPDEIKSHPFFRGVDWNSIRQVEAPYIPKLSSITDTRFFPTDELENVPDSPAMAQAAKQREQMLKQGNNSNNGNRATKEDLPFIGYTYSRFDYLTRKNAI, encoded by the coding sequence ATgaacaataacaatttcaataataccaatcctcatttgaattcaaatttttctcAATATGAACCACTTCAACAACCAAGCGCCATAACTGATTTAGATGGCGGTCCATATCTACGTGGGAGAGATTCACAGTTATCGTTACAAGATCAATATTCgactaataataataatagtagtaaCAATAGCAACAGTAGTAACATCAACTCAAATGGCCTACTTCCAAGCGGTTTCACTGATGTAccttctttaaattttcctACAACTCCAAACTCCATCTCcaatcaacaacaacaacatccaaataataatttgcaacaacaacaatttgAAACAAATGGTATGAgctataataataacaataatggCAATATAAATCCTATGTCTTCTCAATCTAATGGATATTCTTCTGAATTTCAACAACCTCAATCGTTATTATATACCCATACTAATAACTCCCAAAATCTATTAAATCAACAACTGCAAGgtcaacaacaacaagcAGCTTATTCATCTCCCACCCAATATTCTATATCTTCCGATTATAATAACAATCAAAACTCCAATACAAATcctaattcaatattaaacaCTGATACAATTAGTAGATCCAACAGCCCCTATAACCAAATTACAAACAATACTGCATCTTCTCCTGCCAGAAGCAATACACCTTTACAATATTCTACCCAACCAAATCCAAactcaaattcaaatatgaCGTCAGTGAGCACTCCTAATGCACCTGGTAACTCAAATGGTGCCCAACCAACCTCCAATCCACATAACTCAAATTATATGTATTTTGAAAGAAGGCCTGATCTATTACCAAAATCAATTCAGGATAGAGCAGCTGGTGTCAAATTaaagattgaaaatttttatcaatcaTCCGTTAAATTAGCTATTGAAAGAAATCaaagaagaattgaattagaaaatgaattaaattccTTTAATTATTCGAATGaaagaaattcaagaaaGCTGATCTCCTTAGGTAAGAAAGAATCTCAATTTCTAAGATTAAGAAGAACTAgattatcattaaatgattttaaaacaattaaagtCATTGGCAAGGGTGCATTTGGGGAAGTTAGATTAGTGCAAAAGACAGATACAGGTAAGATTTATGCTATGAAGACTTTATTAAAGTCTGAAATGTATAAGAAAGATCAATTGGCTCATGTTAAAGCCGAAAGAGATGTCTTAGCTGGCAGTGATTCTCCATGGGTTGTCTCATTATATTACTCTTTTCAAGATAATCAATATTTGTACCTAATTATGGAATTTTTACCAGGCGGGGATTTGATGACAATGCTAATTAGATGGCAAATTTTTACTGAAGATGTGACAAGATTTTATATGGCAGAATGTATATTAGCAATCGAAGCGATTCATAAATTAGGATTCATTCATAGAGATATAAAGCcagataatattttgattgaTATTAGGGGCCATATCAAACTATCCGATTTTGGTTTGTCAACTGGGTTCCACAAGACACatgattcaaattattataagaaattattacagaaagatgaagaagtaAAAGGAAATCCGAATCAACTTTCCAACCCAACCCAAAACCAGAACAATAATAACCGCCAATCGATGGTTGTAGATTCAATTAATCTAACGATGTCAAATAGGCAACAAATTCAAACTTGGAGAAAGTCACGTAGACTAATGGCCTACTCAACTGTGGGTACCCCAGATTATATTGCCCCTGAAATCTTTTTATATCAAGGTTATGGTCAAGAGTGCGATTGGTGGTCACTTGGTGCCATTATGTATGAATGTTTAATTGGTTGGCCACCCTTTTGTTCTGAAACCCCTCAAGAGAcatatagaaaaattatgaatttTGAACAAACTTTACAATTTCCTGATGACATTCACATTTCTTATGAAGCAGAGGATTTAATTAGACGATTACTAACTCATTCTGATCAAAGATTAGGTCGCCATGGTGGTCcagatgaaattaaatcacACCCGTTCTTCAGGGGTGTTGATTGGAATTCAATCAGACAGGTTGAGGCACCTTACATTCCAAAACTAAGTTCAATTACGGATACAAGGTTCTTTCCAACAgatgaattggaaaatgTACCGGATTCTCCTGCTATGGCCCAAGCTGCTAAACAAAGGGAACAAATGTTGAAACAAggtaataattctaataatggaAATCGTGCAACAAAAGAAGACTTGCCATTTATTGGCTACACTTATTCTAGGTTTGACTATTTGACAAGAAAAAATGCCATTTAA
- the YGP1 gene encoding Ygp1p (similar to Saccharomyces cerevisiae SPS100 (YHR139C) and YGP1 (YNL160W); ancestral locus Anc_2.98), with product MKLQITVTTLLAASATVLASPVGDDSNEKRGLGKYFGRKDAITTVQMAQASMEGMSMAPGETMAGMSMAPGETMAGMSMPMSTSSSVTDSATFATAVTDLSQPSFTTMPDTPLVVNNSTNSTSSISNGTNSTFSNSTINNSTTNNSTFSNNTYSNNTVSNSTELNNTASRTTTAPDSEATRSVSNSTALNGTSGNQTNGTNVSGANDTKPVPDRFLYVYTGGKTQLLTNTSHYDFITLYNTTNALNSTELYNVSKCVNESLASRSYSGIIVLGNPDSIESLSFFNAITLNTTFPVIVSEDADLGMAVAMVKGVAKYGPVVAVVNNIVYPGVYAPNVANSDSTNGIPIGVCNDANSVDWYFESIYPTIIRDVQANFRNFTEAPEKTDAIVPILSYNSAFPVNSLPLIKGLVIEARGTNFTSVDVKGAAYPIIFASDNAYVGPSQVPEGAIAGGSLDVTKSQLLLSIAVSQGVTNATELQKLFI from the coding sequence atgaagcTACAAATCACTGTTACAACTCTATTAGCTGCATCTGCTACTGTATTGGCAAGCCCAGTTGGAGATGACTCAAACGAGAAAAGAGGCCTAGGTAAGTATTTTGGCCGTAAAGATGCTATAACCACAGTCCAAATGGCGCAAGCATCAATGGAAGGAATGTCTATGGCACCAGGCGAGACTATGGCAGGAATGTCTATGGCACCAGGCGAGACTATGGCTGGCATGTCAATGCCAATGTCTACAAGCTCTTCAGTTACAGATTCTGCAACATTCGCAACCGCAGTTACTGATCTTTCTCAACCATCATTCACCACAATGCCTGATACACCATTAGTAGTTAATAATAGCACCAATTCTACGTCATCTATTTCTAATGGAACAAATTCTACTTTCTCCAATTCAACCATTAATAACTctactactaataattcaacTTTCTCCAATAATACTTATTCAAACAACACTGTTTCGAACAGTActgaattgaataatacTGCTAGTCGCACTACAACCGCTCCAGATTCCGAGGCAACTCGTTCTGTTTCCAATAGTACTGCATTAAACGGAACCTCAGGAAATCAAACCAACGGTACTAACGTATCAGGTGCAAATGACACTAAACCAGTTCCTGACAGATTCTTATACGTCTATACTGGTGGTAAGACtcaattattaacaaaTACTTCTCATTATGACTTCATTACTTTATACAACACTACTAATGCTTTGAACTCTACAGAATTATACAATGTTTCTAAATGTGTTAATGAATCCCTAGCTTCCAGATCTTACAGCggtattattgttttagGTAACCCAGACTCTATTGAATCATTAAGTTTCTTTAATGCTATCACTCTAAATACTACCTTCCCTGTTATTGTTTCTGAAGATGCTGATTTGGGTATGGCCGTTGCAATGGTTAAGGGCGTAGCTAAATATGGTCctgttgttgctgttgttaataatattgtttaTCCAGGTGTCTATGCTCCAAATGTTGCAAATTCCGACTCTACTAATGGTATCCCAATTGGTGTTTGTAACGACGCTAACTCCGTCGATTGGTACTTTGAATCAATTTACCCAACAATAATTAGGGACGTTCAAGCTAATTTCCGTAACTTTACAGAAGCTCCTGAAAAGACAGATGCTATTGTTCCTATTCTTTCTTACAACTCCGCTTTCCCAGTAAATTCTTTACCATTAATTAAAGGTTTAGTTATTGAAGCTAGAGGTACCAACTTCACATCAGTTGATGTAAAAGGTGCTGCTTATCCAATCATTTTTGCCTCTGATAATGCCTATGTTGGTCCTTCTCAAGTTCCAGAAGGCGCAATTGCAGGTGGTTCTTTAGATGTTACTAAGTCTCAACTTTTGTTATCTATTGCTGTTTCCCAAGGTGTCACTAACGCAACTGAATTACAAAAgctatttatttaa